One Burkholderia sp. WP9 genomic window, GCGTCACACAAAAGCTGTCCTATCAACGACTTGTCGAGCTTGCCCATGTGTTGTCCACAGCCTTGCGAACAGACTCTGTGGACAGTTTTCGGCTCGTGCGGCGCGTCGGGACCATTCATCCTGCTGCCAGGAAAGATTCCTTAAACGGTATATACTGTTTATATCGTTTGTTAAATCTGGAGTTGACCATGATTGAACCCCGCGTCAGGAAGGCGACGAAGAAGGCCTCTCACTTTCCGAAGCATGCCAATGGCCATGCGCTACCCGAGGAGAGGCAGGCGGAAGCGCCGGAAGCGGTAGCCGCCGATACTCGGGCTGCTCCGACAAAGGCGAAGAAACAAAAGCGTGTGGTGCCGCAGGAAGCCACACCAATCGAGATAGCCGTAGAGGAAAAAGCGCAGCGTCAAAAGAAGGAGAAGGTCGTACGTGACAGCTTCACAATGCCGAAGTCCGACTATGAAAAAATTGCGGCACTGAAACAGAAGTGTCTGGGCGCGGGCGTGTCGGTGAAGAAGAGTGAGCTTCTGCGAGCGGGCTTGGTTCTGCTCGAGACGGCATCAATGAAACGCCTGCTTGAGGCGATTTCGGCTGTCGAAACAGTCAAAACCGGTAGGCCCGCAAAATCGTAACGCGGCGCTTGCTGTGCTGCGGGCAACCCTCGCCGGCACAGCATGTGCCACTCCTAGTCGAGCAGATCATGCCAGACAAGCATCTTTCAAGCAGGTTTGATACCGAACTCGCTCGGGTCTCCACGAAGCTGCTCGAAATGGGCGGGCTGGTCGAGTCACAGATAGCGTGCGTGCTGGAAGCGCTGAAATCGTTCGATCTGGCGCTTATCGAGCATGTTGGCGATGCTGAACGCCGGCTCAATCTCATGGAAATAGAGATCGACGACGAAGTGGTCAACGTGATTGCCCGCCGGCAGCCGGCAGCCTCCGACTTGCGCCTTCTGATGGCGACGTTGAAGTGCGCGGCCAACCTCGAGCGTGTTGGCGACGAGGCACGCAAGATAGCGAAGCGAACTCGCCGCGTCGCCGTGGATGCGGGCGCGTGGAAACTCAATATCGCTGAAATCAAGACTTCTGGGGAAATGGCCACGCAGATGCTTCGCAGAGCGCTAAACGCATTTGCGCGCATGGATGCAACGGCGGCCGCACAGATTGTCCGCGACGACGAAGCCATCGACGCCGAATTTCGGGCCGGCGTAGTCAAGCTTGTCACCTCCATGAAGGAAGACCCCCGGACAGTCCGGATTGGGCTCGACTACCTGTTGATTGCGAAATCCATCGAGCGTATCGGCGACCATGCCACCAACATCGCGGAATCCGTCGTCTATGTCGTTCGGGGTACCGACATTCGCCACGAGCATAGGAAGCAGCGTGGGCACGAAATCTACGGCAGATAAGGCGGAGATGCTGATAGTCGGGCTGGATTCAACCATCATGCGTTTGCTCGACAATTCAATCTGGCTGTCGGGTTATGCCTTAGATGCCTCAGGCATCCTCAACATACTCCACAGCGGGCGCGACCGTCTCATGCTCCGGCGCACTGCTGCTCAAAGGAGTAATTGCGTTCGCGTAGCGTCGCGTGCCCACTAGCGCTGTGATCCCGTGGGCAAAAATGCTGATCAGCACGGTCGCCATGACGGCTTGTTTGATAATGGATTCGGCCGGCAGATTCAATTCTCCTTCGAGATAAACCAGTGCAAGGACGATCGACGCAAGCCCCCTCGGACCGAACCAACCCATGAACAAGACGGTCGGACGGCTGAGGTGCGTGCCTATCAGCGCAATCGCTACCGGCACCATGCGAATCAATGTCAGGCTCAGTACGCCGTAGATCACCACGACGAGACTGAAGTGCGCCCACACCCGGCTAACGACCAGACCGAAGAGAAAGAATACGAACAGGTTGAAGAGTTGGCCCCAGTCTTCTGCGAACTCGACGCTATGTTTGCCAACCTCGTTAAAGCCCACTTGAGTGGCGAGTCCTGCCACGAAAGCCGCGATGAACATACTCGCGCCGACGGCGTCCGAAGCCAGCACGCAAGCGAGTGGCAGCGTCACCACACCGAGTTGGGCCAGCGGCTCGGCCATCCACTTCTTGCGGCGCGAAAGGCCTAGCAGCCAGCCACCTAGAAGCCCGATAACGAGTCCATCAAGCGCTCCGTAGCCGAGCTGCTCAACGACAAATCTGACGAACACGGCGCCGCCAGTGTGGTTCTCTTGTGCCACCGCCAGTGCAATGAAAAACATCATGAAGGGGACTGCGAGCCCGTCATTGAGCCCTGCCTCGACATTCAGCGCCTGACGGATCCGTTGTGGCACCAGCTCGCTGTTGACGATCACCTGACCAAGCCCGGCATCGGTCGGTGCGAGAATCGCGCCGAGAATGCCGGCCTCCCACCAGGAAATCGTTCGGAAAACGACCATGGCGCATAGTGCGCCGAGCACGATCGTTAGCAGCATGCCGATGCTCAGTAGGCGGACTGGCAGGTTCGTATGGCCCTTCAACATCCCCGGGCTGACGCGTGAGGCGTCCGTGAAGAGCGTCATGACAAGCCCCAGCTCCGCAACGAGGAGCAAGCCTTTACGGTCGAGCACTAGCTCGGTTGCTGCTTCAGGAAAAATCGCGAGCAGGGCGCCGGCTGCGGTGAACAGGAT contains:
- the phoU gene encoding phosphate signaling complex protein PhoU, translating into MPDKHLSSRFDTELARVSTKLLEMGGLVESQIACVLEALKSFDLALIEHVGDAERRLNLMEIEIDDEVVNVIARRQPAASDLRLLMATLKCAANLERVGDEARKIAKRTRRVAVDAGAWKLNIAEIKTSGEMATQMLRRALNAFARMDATAAAQIVRDDEAIDAEFRAGVVKLVTSMKEDPRTVRIGLDYLLIAKSIERIGDHATNIAESVVYVVRGTDIRHEHRKQRGHEIYGR
- a CDS encoding cation:proton antiporter, producing the protein MLLIAAFISLVFLYSLVSRRLESTAITAPILFTAAGALLAIFPEAATELVLDRKGLLLVAELGLVMTLFTDASRVSPGMLKGHTNLPVRLLSIGMLLTIVLGALCAMVVFRTISWWEAGILGAILAPTDAGLGQVIVNSELVPQRIRQALNVEAGLNDGLAVPFMMFFIALAVAQENHTGGAVFVRFVVEQLGYGALDGLVIGLLGGWLLGLSRRKKWMAEPLAQLGVVTLPLACVLASDAVGASMFIAAFVAGLATQVGFNEVGKHSVEFAEDWGQLFNLFVFFLFGLVVSRVWAHFSLVVVIYGVLSLTLIRMVPVAIALIGTHLSRPTVLFMGWFGPRGLASIVLALVYLEGELNLPAESIIKQAVMATVLISIFAHGITALVGTRRYANAITPLSSSAPEHETVAPAVEYVEDA